In Euwallacea similis isolate ESF13 chromosome 30, ESF131.1, whole genome shotgun sequence, the genomic window ACAaccatttaaattcaattgatTTGCACTTTATGTCTTCAACACATCAAACAATATACTAAGTAGCACTACTGAAAATCAAAGTTGCATGTTTTATGTTTCACGCATCTGTGAACTAGTGCGACTGGACTTCTCTCTGCAGTTTTCATCACAAAATAATGACACATTCaagcaattttgaatattgctTTGagctaatttaaattagagaaatatttCCACAGCCAATATTGCTCGTCTTGATTATTGGTTTGGAAACATGACGATGTGTATATTATTAagacttaaataaactaaaattcgCTGATTATTCCAATATGATAAGACTTTGTAAATATGGCTTAATCCCTCCTCGGGAAAGATAACTGTGTTGAAGGATAAGTTTATGGATAAGTTCGCCTGTGTACACACGAAAAGGTTTATAATTAACTACTTACAAGAAAATACTTATAAATCCTAAAcgaataaatacttttttacgTACCTAcgtattataaatattatgtgATTGAAGCGAATAAAAAGATAGCTAACGAGTTTAGTCTTGGAGTCCTAGACGAGACTAGACGAGACTCGAGAGAACGAAGCGCATATGTcgattatttcaataaatggaACCTGAGAAtgtattctaatttaaattaatcctGATGCATGTTGGGCTCTGAAGCTGTCGATTAGCTCAATAAAATCTTAAACTTTTTCTATGGCGATCgattaatcaatatttaaatttctctaaCTACTTACATAAAATTACGGTTCTTTGGGCAACATAAATAAACATCTTGTAATATAACTGTAGCGCAAGTATTTCTATCTGGAAAAACTTATGTAAATgcctaaagaaataaaaattataaaagacGCTCCGACAGCATACAAAACAGCTTTCTGTTGCATCACTCTCATTAACATGGAGCTCAATATTCGAGATGATCGATTTAGTTCTTCATCTGTTTCTCGTAACTAAAACAATAGATAAATTTTGTatgtttattactttaaaGTTCCCATGTATTCCACAATAAATCAGCTTTAATTGATATATcttctaagtaatttttaattgtgttCCATGTATTTAtacaatatgtaaataaaaacttacccTATTTCTAGACCTTTGAATGGTTTCTCTTTGTTCACTCAAATTTCTCATAACTTGATTTCCTAGTTCTTCTGTTTCAATAACAACTCTATATCCATCATTCAGTTTCCTGCCTGACCTTTCTAAAGTTTCTGCATTATCTAAAAGTCTTTGCTTCTGATCTATTGATACTCGCAAATCTACATCTTCTGTGCTATCATATAAGGATTCCTGCTTTACAGCTCTTGCTTTAATATATTCAAGTGTCAGGCGTTTCAGCTCTGCTCTGTAACattctaattttgttttacatcTTTGCTTCTTAGATGTTTCAATTTCTCTAACTTCTAAGTCCATTTGTTCAAGCTAAAAATGTTGTGTAATAACTACCATATTGTCCTTGTATCAATTTGGCAGTTATATACAACAGCCAAAATTGTATATCATTATTgtacttaataaataaaaaattatattattattttttccaatgtaTTAAATATCTAGAGAACACAGTTTCTGAAGAAAGACAGCTTTATGATAGCAAAATACTCCTTACCAATTCTTTTGCTTCTTCTACATGCTTTTCTATTGTAGAGATAAGTTGTCGGCGATCTTCTACGACAAAAACAAAAGGCAGTCACCACTGATTCCACATCTAATACAAGTATCAAAGACAAAAGGAAACATTTACTCACAAACACAACTCACAAGAAGTATAATGAATATACTCACTGGAGGCAGATGCAGTCAAGAGACCTATGTGAGCTGTGATATCTGCTGTTAAGGCAGAATACTGCtgttcataattttcaaaaagtgttGCCATTGCCAAGTCAGCTTACTGCTTAACTTAACACGATGTTATCTCACTTAATATTCTGTACTATGCGCTGGCCATGGAGACTTGGTGCATATCTGATGatagaaaaaggaaatttgtaaTCTTGAGAACTATTGGAGAATTGATAACAGATAAGGGAAGGAACATTTAAGTTTAGATTCCCTGAATAATGAGGAAGATGCCCATTTCCAATGTATTAAAACGGTCAAATACAAagtattattttgaattttttaaactttaaggAAATGGATACGATTCGAATTCAagtaaaatgattttaaaagaaattaaattcttcaaagcttcattaataacaaaacatAAACATATGACTAAGACTTTGACACATGTCAGCGTTTAACATCATTCATGCCGATGACTTTTTTTGGAGGCATAAAGTTTGaaatgaaaactaatttttattcggaacaatatttaatagaattattggagttaaagtagaaaaaactgaatcaaatttttaattaaataagctTGTTCATAATTTGATTCTTCGAAAATATCGATATCGATAACGTGTAGGCGTTCGCGTTACGTGCAGATTCTAATCgatcaaaatttttcttttcacctAAGTGTCAACACTGTCAACTTGAATTCTGTCAAAAACCACTTCCGGAAAAATTTCTTCCAGGTTAATTTTTGGCAGGTTCgtgtttatattttctaaatcttaATTCatcctttaataaaattccaatatttcctttttaattgTCGGAAATTACTCTTCAAATGTTGTTCTAACAGACAACGTAGAAATTTCGTAGGTATTAAGcagaaatttatgttttaggCCAAAATGGTTCAGCGTCTTGTCTTTAGAAGACGACTGTCTTACAATACAAAAAGCAATAGGAGACGTATGTAAGTTGAATTTATTCTATTGATAACATTGTAACGTTCCTTAAATTAGAGTTAATCTCCAAGGTATTATATGGTTTGATTCAAATGTATTAGAGTGCTGAATGTACTTATTGTTTAGTGTAGAGACTTCAAAAAATACTTGCGTTAATTGGATAACCATGTGAACACTCTAATATTCATTCACTTCAGTTTTAAAAGGTGTTAAAGCCGAGCCACCTGAGGTTAGGTCATTAGAgtaactaattaaaaaaaggccAATAGTGCTGGTTTGCTATCTTTTCCACTTAAAAAGTTAGCTGAAAATCagtattttataaaagaattGCCGCCAATTTCactcaaaaattttgaagcttATAAGGTGCTTTTTTTAACGTGAGCAATAGAGATATTATTCAGGATTAATTTAgcattttgtcatttttttctttaaagctATAGCAAATATTActaagttattatttattaacatggTTTAGGTGTTGTTTTTTCAACTCAAGTTATTTTTTGAGTTGTGACAAAAacttttagtaaaaattccaTTGAAGTCATATTACAAACTGATCTGCTATTCttaagaaatacaaaaaaaaagacagaTTAGaagtacatttttattgaatatttgtaTCTCAAATTTGTAGGTAATGTCAGATGCAAAACATGTAACCAACTTTCATAAATGACAATAACTATTAGTTATTTTTGTGTATGGTTGACTTGAAAAAAGAATGGCAAATTATGTTGAATTGAAATCCTTATGGCTTATGTTAacaaacactctgtatattgaaTATACAATTGAAACAAGTGTTTTACCTGaggaaaatgcaaatttactgTCCAAGCTCCATTTATAACCTTTTCTCCAACTTTGCTAATAAAAATGCTGCAGaagtaaatttattagtttttcatgTTATGAACAAAGTAACAATTCATTTCAGGGaagaaagtaatttaaaataatttagaggaaattcaattgttttgatatttctgtTAACTACTTCAAGGAATTAATAGCCAGGGCTGTGTGATATGGTTGTTAAATTTAGACCCACACATATTTACTAAGAAAGGtttcaaaactgttttacTTATGATGATTCTTTGGCTAGAGTACTAATTGCACATAGTGTAATATGACGACAACCCTTTCGTTCGTTATTActactgaaattattttttcaaaacacgAGGAAGTAATATTTACCATTGCATCATAGTAATGTATAATGCTTTCGTTTCAGAGTGCGTACTCCTGGCGGCAAATTGGTCTATCAATACCTAAAAAAGCCCAAGAAGATCCCGAGATGCGGTCAATGTAAAGAAAAGCTTAGAGGTATTCAACCTACCAGACCAATGGAGAGGTTGCGTATGTGCAAGAGGAAGAAGACCGTGAAACGTGCTTATGGCGGCGTTCTCTGCCACAGATGTGTTAAGGAAAAGATTGTTAGGGCTTTCCTTATTGAAGAGCAGAAAATCGTTGTTAAAGTGCTGAAGGCACAACAGGCttctaagaagaaataaagagatattttttaagtgtgtaaacttttccattttttatttacatcttCCCAATGACAACATTATTTCCAGACAATCCCATTTGAGTCTACATCCCTAACTCCTAAGTAATGTCAAGAGCCAAACTTGTGTTTTAACACCATTAGGGTTGGTACTTGCTGAAAGTAATCGATTTTTGCCGGagagaaaaattcacaaatgaTATTCagcaaattagaaaaatctaTGGCGTTAAATTACCTGATGAACATGTTTGGAGTGAATATTTTGATCGCAGGTAATTCAACAATATTGGTATAGAGTATTCACATGATTCTAAACACACATCAAAATGTGTGTTTAGAATCACGTACAAGATCGCCTAGAGGGCGTTTCCTCTCAGGCATACATCTTTTCAGAAATGGtagaaaatgggaaaatactttttaaataaacatttaaaaaacgtatGTTAACAGACGTACAGCTGTTCtgttttttgagatattttaattttcggttatgtaattttctctatagctcatttgaaaaaaaaacagcgaAATACGTTGAAATCCCTATGGTCCATTTTACAATAGAAAAACGCCCGCTAAATTCAAAGTAAAACTCATTGATgtgcaaataaattatattcacTTTCCAAGTATTTTTTCACGTATAACCAAGATTCCTAAAGAACTAAATATTTCGCTTGTCCTATTGTAgttataacaataataattacttgtaactataataataacattattGCTTCTAAAAGTCTATCCAAAGTGATTCagaacaacaataataataattgtttcatcgatataaaattgaagtagattatattttattaatattttaatatgcgTCATATACGTAGGCAAAAATGTATACTTAGGTATACGTATATTTGCTGGTGACGTATATTTAATCAGAGAAGAGTGAGGATCTGAAACATGTAAATACCTTTGGCTCATAGGACCAACAAAAACATGCACATAGTGAATTCgtctttcattttaaataaagactttcgcaacaacaataataattattattgtcgCTGTAGTAATTACTGACAATTTGCGACGTAGTGCTGTAGCCGCTAAACAATAATATCGGACATTCtgcaatttaaattgaaattgaagtttaagaAATTCCTTAACTAGTATCACCATGATCAATGTGAATTTCATCACCAAAACCCAGTAAAGAGGCATTGTTTATTAACTATTTAAGAATTAAATGCAACATTTCATCTAGCGGTAGCTTCAAATTTATCTCAAGTCTAAAATCAAGAAcgatttctaaaatttatattctggCAAGAATAGTGGGTGATGTGGCTGAGACACGTGGTAGGTAGGTAAGACTTAAGTTAGGGTATTATAGTTAAAATAATCCCCTGTTTTCTAAGTAAGTCGAGTATACATATCATCCAATTGTGGTTTGAAATACGCTTTCAGCTGAGGTCGCTTACTCTTTAATGTGGGGGTGAGTAGCCCATTTTGCACACTAAATGGATCGGGGTGTAAGTAGATGTCTTTAACCTGTGAAAGaagaattgattattattaaaatgttctcAGTGTAATCTCAtttgatagaaaatttcaCTCTTTTTCGATCATGAAAATATCCTTACTACAGCATTTcttgtttatttcaaattttcgaatattCACAATTCGTGTCAAtaatccaattaaaaaaatgttgtacgaatgtactatattttttttataaactctAGTATGCACTGGAATTTTTGgctcaattttattcttaccTGCTCAAATGACTTAAGACCATTTTCTTTTCCCCAAGCGACCATATCATCTATAATTAACTGCTTCACCTCCGAATGATTGCATAATATACTGAACGTTCCCGAAATTCCATTCTCTTGAGCCCAACACTTAATTACGTCTACATCCGGTACCACCACGGCCACAATGCAGGACTAAAAATGACCGTTTCAGTATTTCTGCTGATATATCTCTGAAGCCTTCCTCGAATTTGTGAAAAGTTGTGAAGAATGGCGTCAAAATTACATCTAATTTATGCCGATGTAATTCCATTTAGGTGGAACTCTTTGCAAATTCGTAAACACCTATACTGTTTTTGAACTTATATTATCTACCTTTAGAGATTCCCCGTGGACGAATACTTGGCCTACATATTGGGATCGGATGTAAATGCTCTCAATTTTTTCAGGAACGATATATTCCCCTTGAGAGagtttgaaaatgtgtttCCTTCTGTCGATGATCTTTAAAGTGCCGTTCTAAAAAATGTTGGACATAAAAAGtttgaattattatgaattaaGTGAttgtttcataaaattttatggttACACTTACCGGTAACCACATGCCAATATCTCCAGTGTGATGCCATCCCTGTTCATCGACAACTTCTTCGGTTTTCATAGCGTCTTTGAAATAGCCTTTAAATACGTTGGTTCCTAAAATAATGTTctgttaaagttatttttctaacAAGTGCAGTAAAGAACTTCCACACTTGTTtggtacaatattttttccataaattcaTGTGTgttaatattattgatttaaataagTTCCATAAAATATCAGCGTGTTGTAATATCTTTATGTACATTGCGTGCAGTAAAAGTTTTTATCGCACacaatattcgaaaaaaatagTCAGTGTTAGATTAAGAGCAGCTCCCGTGAACTAAACTTAATGAGACCAGTCGGCCTCTAGGCAACGGAGGTGTTCAAATGATTTATAATTAAGCGAACAAACTACTTGAGCAGTTTaggaattatttgaaaacaacatgcttctataaattaatattttgggattattgaaattcaattaaattttatttcatataaaacttCACATGATCACATTATATACTTTTGATTATTTACCTTTGACACAAACTTCTCCTTGATTGTTTCTTGACCAATACTCCATTTCTGGAACATCACAAAGCTTTATACAACAACAAGCTAAAGGTGGACCCACGTGTCCTGGAACATGATCCCCTTGAATGGTCAAAGTTACTGGTGCACAACATTCTGTTTGCCCGTATCCTTCAACAACCTAAAGTAGgacaatatttataataaggACTGTTGTTGTTTTAGTCGGttaatgatttattatcaatttactgaaaaatcCTTACCACACATCCCATAGCACAACGAATGAAAGTCAACACGTTTTCTGCTAATGGGGCAGAACCTACTAACATTAGCCTCAGCCTACCACCCATTccttcttgtacttttctgaAAACGAGCATGTCCCACATGCTATTCTTCCTTACAATACCCCTGAAACGCCAATATGGTTAGTTGTTAATCTGAATTTAAACAGAAATATAAAGTAAGCTTACCGTTTTAATTCACTTTCCTTTGAACTCAGCGCCATGTTGAATAGCATCTTCTTGATACAATTACCGGCTATATCTGATTGAACTTTATCATATATCCGATTTAGTAATCGAGGCACAGCTGGGGTCACTGTGGGTTTGAGTGCTTTCATATCGTCTGATAATCTTCTTATATCGCCTAAGAAAAATCCTATTGCTCCTCCTTGCATATACATTGCACtctaaaatagaaaacaaaaaaaaaggaattagtCATTAGAAGGAAGTTTCGGCAGGGACCTACcatgtatatacatatttgtgtCAAACCAACTTAAATTAAGGTTCCATAGAACTTGTGAGCCAGTATTTAAAGCTTTTAGATGATCATTAATATGTAGGTATAGGTAAACGACAAAACCAGCCactcaataaattcacaatctattttttcattttttgcacgtgtttttctaatttagacAGTTTAAAAGTAACTTTGTCACTATTAAAGCTGGTGATAAAAGAGACTTTATTTTGTTAGTAGTTGTGTGTACTTTTTATTGTGATaagaaataggaaaaaaatcagGTTTTAATGTCCacttatgcattttttaaaggtgCATATGAAAAACTAATACTGCTTAAAAACATGGAATTACGATATTCTTCTCGTGGACTTACCTCACAGCAACGTTCCATCATGTGAGCTAGAGGCAAGAATGACAGCATTACATCATCACTTCTAAGTCTATGATCGCCAAATTGCAATACAACTGCACTCATAGAGGCTACAACATTTTCGTGAGTCAACATGACTCCTTTAGGTTGACCAGTGGTCCCACTTGTGTAGCAAATAGTACACAAGTCTGCAGGTGTTGGGGGCTAAAAATGAGTTGAATAGAAGTTTCCGAGAAATAGCGTCGAACTTTTAGTGTtaactcaaaaaaattgacttgccttgtaaatttttccatcaaaattcggataaaatttctaagaaatatcCCGCATTTTTCGATTTATCATTCGTGGGAAGTGAATAAAACATCTAATATGGAATGCATAAAAGGAGAAATTGGATCCtctctttcaaatttttcagtaaaaaatagaataaaaattgagGGTAAAAGccaacaattattttttgtatgattgaaaatgaagaaaacatcAAACAGATGAtgtagaaaattagaaattcgATTACAACATGAGAGAGATCCCTAACCCCTTTCGATTtacctttgaaaattattaacaaagcGTTGAACCAAAAGcggaaaagaaaagaaattgagAATTCCTTTAgggatttttatattttgccTCCCTATAAACTTAAATGATGAATTTAAAACTTACTATTTCTGGATGGTTTGCTTTGGACCCTAAAAGTTCCACATCGTGCAATTTGAGAATTTCTACTCCCATATTTTTTGCCCTTTGTTTGGTGGCCGGCCTGACGTCCCTGTACactattagtttttttaagcaTCTAGGTGATTTTTCTAATATAGAATTGCATTTTGCGTCGTCTTCTACTAAAATAACTTGTATTTCggctgaaaaaaaaatcgttttaattTGGCATAAAGAATGTTTTCGCCCAACTTAATTAATTCactttttcgaaattttattaaatacttaaattaGGAGTAGGTAGGTTCGGTCAttcattaatgtttttgtGCACAAATAACAATCCATTAAATATATCTTCCCAAAAAGGACCTACACTACATATTAGcctgtataatttttgcaaaaatgtaattttaaggaaTCATGCAGATGCCTAATTTACTTCCAGAGAAATCTCTTTTAATTAGACTTAAATATAATAGTACGAACCTTGCTTAATAATAAAGGAACATGCGTCAGCTCCCAATGTGTCGTATAAAGGAACTATAACCATACTATAGCAATAAGCTGCTTGTTCAGACAGAATCCATTCTGGACAGTTTATGGAATAGATGCCGATCATTGTGCTGGTACCTGGTTTCAGCCCGATTTCCACCAATCCCGAACCAAGGTTTTTAGCTCTCAGCAGAGCTTCGTCGTATGTCAACCATTGATATGGTTTAGAATATGAGTCTCTCCAACCAAGGCATGGTCCATTATCTAAAATGTTACATGAAGGTTTAGAGGAGCTataaagttaaatataatatgtattCGAATTTACATGgagtatcaaaaaatataaaaagttctatttgaaatttgaatatagtTATCTTTTCCGGCTTAACCGGAAGCATTTAGAATTTGAGTAGTTCcatttaatgatatttaatgttttgtttctaatctgaaaatttgattttaaaccactcaaaaataaataagttatatgGGTAAATCACGTCACGAACACACTTTATATgaacttcaatttaaaaaaaaaattagttctttAATCTTGCTATCCGATATTTTTCACATCCATAAGTACATCtgtaattaatcaattttttaaagctctttTTCAGTCATCTCTAATCATGAAAGCTATTTAACGATTTTTAGTTATTAGATAAATTTCTGTTTGCATTTCATTTTTCCTACACAATTTAttgacataaaaaatgttattctgAAAACACCAATTCAATCTAATAATAACATATTATCAAGGTTGTGAAGTACATTGTTATGATCCGAACGTCAAGCATAAATCTAAAGTGTGAGTCGTAAATATTTCACAACTACGATACATATACGATTTTCTCAACTGCTAGACTAAACtagttttca contains:
- the Vti1a gene encoding vesicle transport through interaction with t-SNAREs homolog 1A: MATLFENYEQQYSALTADITAHIGLLTASASKDRRQLISTIEKHVEEAKELLEQMDLEVREIETSKKQRCKTKLECYRAELKRLTLEYIKARAVKQESLYDSTEDVDLRVSIDQKQRLLDNAETLERSGRKLNDGYRVVIETEELGNQVMRNLSEQRETIQRSRNRLRETDEELNRSSRILSSMLMRVMQQKAVLYAVGASFIIFISLGIYISFSR
- the LOC136417851 gene encoding large ribosomal subunit protein eL34-like; amino-acid sequence: MVQRLVFRRRLSYNTKSNRRRIVRTPGGKLVYQYLKKPKKIPRCGQCKEKLRGIQPTRPMERLRMCKRKKTVKRAYGGVLCHRCVKEKIVRAFLIEEQKIVVKVLKAQQASKKK
- the LOC136417832 gene encoding long-chain-fatty-acid--CoA ligase 6 isoform X3: MEQYLQYIGGGAGALALTGVAAASAFYLASRPAPQRPLFPLDAQCLLEQEENGGSDVIRVSRFYKDAKQGKFVSYLHPDATTLYESFRRGSKVSNNGPCLGWRDSYSKPYQWLTYDEALLRAKNLGSGLVEIGLKPGTSTMIGIYSINCPEWILSEQAAYCYSMVIVPLYDTLGADACSFIIKQAEIQVILVEDDAKCNSILEKSPRCLKKLIVYRDVRPATKQRAKNMGVEILKLHDVELLGSKANHPEIPPTPADLCTICYTSGTTGQPKGVMLTHENVVASMSAVVLQFGDHRLRSDDVMLSFLPLAHMMERCCESAMYMQGGAIGFFLGDIRRLSDDMKALKPTVTPAVPRLLNRIYDKVQSDIAGNCIKKMLFNMALSSKESELKRGIVRKNSMWDMLVFRKVQEGMGGRLRLMLVGSAPLAENVLTFIRCAMGCVVVEGYGQTECCAPVTLTIQGDHVPGHVGPPLACCCIKLCDVPEMEYWSRNNQGEVCVKGTNVFKGYFKDAMKTEEVVDEQGWHHTGDIGMWLPNGTLKIIDRRKHIFKLSQGEYIVPEKIESIYIRSQYVGQVFVHGESLKSCIVAVVVPDVDVIKCWAQENGISGTFSILCNHSEVKQLIIDDMVAWGKENGLKSFEQVKDIYLHPDPFSVQNGLLTPTLKSKRPQLKAYFKPQLDDMYTRLT
- the LOC136417832 gene encoding long-chain-fatty-acid--CoA ligase 6 isoform X4; the protein is MSCCKSVPPIITPINLNNQSDVYNWQGSDVIRVSRFYKDAKQGKFVSYLHPDATTLYESFRRGSKVSNNGPCLGWRDSYSKPYQWLTYDEALLRAKNLGSGLVEIGLKPGTSTMIGIYSINCPEWILSEQAAYCYSMVIVPLYDTLGADACSFIIKQAEIQVILVEDDAKCNSILEKSPRCLKKLIVYRDVRPATKQRAKNMGVEILKLHDVELLGSKANHPEIPPTPADLCTICYTSGTTGQPKGVMLTHENVVASMSAVVLQFGDHRLRSDDVMLSFLPLAHMMERCCESAMYMQGGAIGFFLGDIRRLSDDMKALKPTVTPAVPRLLNRIYDKVQSDIAGNCIKKMLFNMALSSKESELKRGIVRKNSMWDMLVFRKVQEGMGGRLRLMLVGSAPLAENVLTFIRCAMGCVVVEGYGQTECCAPVTLTIQGDHVPGHVGPPLACCCIKLCDVPEMEYWSRNNQGEVCVKGTNVFKGYFKDAMKTEEVVDEQGWHHTGDIGMWLPNGTLKIIDRRKHIFKLSQGEYIVPEKIESIYIRSQYVGQVFVHGESLKSCIVAVVVPDVDVIKCWAQENGISGTFSILCNHSEVKQLIIDDMVAWGKENGLKSFEQVKDIYLHPDPFSVQNGLLTPTLKSKRPQLKAYFKPQLDDMYTRLT
- the LOC136417832 gene encoding long-chain-fatty-acid--CoA ligase 5 isoform X2: MYGLNVLINATAASWNYLRSKVDYASMDDMEQYLQYIGGGAGALALTGVAAASAFYLASRPAPQRPLFPLDAQCLLEQEENGGSDVIRVSRFYKDAKQGKFVSYLHPDATTLYESFRRGSKVSNNGPCLGWRDSYSKPYQWLTYDEALLRAKNLGSGLVEIGLKPGTSTMIGIYSINCPEWILSEQAAYCYSMVIVPLYDTLGADACSFIIKQAEIQVILVEDDAKCNSILEKSPRCLKKLIVYRDVRPATKQRAKNMGVEILKLHDVELLGSKANHPEIPPTPADLCTICYTSGTTGQPKGVMLTHENVVASMSAVVLQFGDHRLRSDDVMLSFLPLAHMMERCCESAMYMQGGAIGFFLGDIRRLSDDMKALKPTVTPAVPRLLNRIYDKVQSDIAGNCIKKMLFNMALSSKESELKRGIVRKNSMWDMLVFRKVQEGMGGRLRLMLVGSAPLAENVLTFIRCAMGCVVVEGYGQTECCAPVTLTIQGDHVPGHVGPPLACCCIKLCDVPEMEYWSRNNQGEVCVKGTNVFKGYFKDAMKTEEVVDEQGWHHTGDIGMWLPNGTLKIIDRRKHIFKLSQGEYIVPEKIESIYIRSQYVGQVFVHGESLKSCIVAVVVPDVDVIKCWAQENGISGTFSILCNHSEVKQLIIDDMVAWGKENGLKSFEQVKDIYLHPDPFSVQNGLLTPTLKSKRPQLKAYFKPQLDDMYTRLT
- the LOC136417832 gene encoding long-chain-fatty-acid--CoA ligase 5 isoform X1 codes for the protein MLRCTMPCLNSAKECFKIKADEIKQKKQAKKSETKKKKHKHRNRWGNLDDMEQYLQYIGGGAGALALTGVAAASAFYLASRPAPQRPLFPLDAQCLLEQEENGGSDVIRVSRFYKDAKQGKFVSYLHPDATTLYESFRRGSKVSNNGPCLGWRDSYSKPYQWLTYDEALLRAKNLGSGLVEIGLKPGTSTMIGIYSINCPEWILSEQAAYCYSMVIVPLYDTLGADACSFIIKQAEIQVILVEDDAKCNSILEKSPRCLKKLIVYRDVRPATKQRAKNMGVEILKLHDVELLGSKANHPEIPPTPADLCTICYTSGTTGQPKGVMLTHENVVASMSAVVLQFGDHRLRSDDVMLSFLPLAHMMERCCESAMYMQGGAIGFFLGDIRRLSDDMKALKPTVTPAVPRLLNRIYDKVQSDIAGNCIKKMLFNMALSSKESELKRGIVRKNSMWDMLVFRKVQEGMGGRLRLMLVGSAPLAENVLTFIRCAMGCVVVEGYGQTECCAPVTLTIQGDHVPGHVGPPLACCCIKLCDVPEMEYWSRNNQGEVCVKGTNVFKGYFKDAMKTEEVVDEQGWHHTGDIGMWLPNGTLKIIDRRKHIFKLSQGEYIVPEKIESIYIRSQYVGQVFVHGESLKSCIVAVVVPDVDVIKCWAQENGISGTFSILCNHSEVKQLIIDDMVAWGKENGLKSFEQVKDIYLHPDPFSVQNGLLTPTLKSKRPQLKAYFKPQLDDMYTRLT